CTAATTGGCATCCAATGGGATTTACACAATGTAAACAGCTTGTTTGCGAAAACAAAAGATTTAATTACAGTGAATTTTTAACATAACATAAACATAAGACTAGATAATGACAGGTGAAAAGAATACTGCTTAGAAATGTTTTCATAATTGTTTAGTTAGTGCTTCGTTAGTTAAACAAATGTCATTATTAAACTTATAATCCTTAAACTTATATGCAACTTTATTACTTCTTTGTCTGAAcagattaaaaatatattacatgCTACACTGTAATCCAAATCGTAGGCCTAGGGCGCCTTTGGCAGCTGTTCTTGTGATCCCATTTTTCTCGAGGCCCCACCGCCATGCGGAACAATGCCAAATGCTGTGGcgcttttcatttgtttttgtttacggATTGTGCCAACCAGGCcgactgccacgccccctgcgcCCACCATACCGCCCCATTTGGTGGGTCGTTTTATATAGCGGCCATATAGTCGAGATCTTTATAACTGCGTCGTAATGAAATTCTCGCCGTGTTTGCCGAGATGTAGACAAACATTTTTTGATGGTGCAATTTGAATTTAGTGTATTGCACCAGCCCAAGGTTATTCAAATATCTAAGAGAATGAAACTAGAAAAACAGCAATTGCAATGCGAGAAGGCAATctgttaagttttttttttttgcttttcggcTTGAAGAAAACTTAGTTCTTGAGAGTTATAAAGACTGCGCACTTTGAAAGGGAATTGGCTGATTATTTAGCTATTTTGAGTGCTTTAAGGCTACTCGAAATATGATTACTTATCTGGAGAGTaatcataaaaaaatgaaaattattacCACAGACCACACTTATCTATGTTCCATAACAATTTATTTGGACCAGCAATCCTATTTTGAAAGCCAAAGAAGGAAGCAAATAAACAGTGCGACATCGATTCAGATGTCTAAgcttcaaataaataaactatcAATCGAAttcataattattaattagCTAATGAATTCGCGACGCAAAAGAAGCTCAGGGCTGTTGTGGCAGACGATTTACGAGGCAGGCCAATAACAATTGGTCGCCAATGTTATTGGATGAGTTGTGTTTTTTATTGGATCGGAAGACAAAGTTCGGAGGTCGAGCTGACTTAAGCCTTATTGGCTTAATACGTGCGGCTTTCTCCATTGACGTCACTGGTGAAATGTGAGCGGTGTGCTGATGAAACTAGTTCAATGTCGCTGGCCCACTATGACGTCACCGTTGGCAGACATCGCTCATCCGCCACGTCGGCCCAGTCGGCCCAGTCGTCCCAGCCGGCCGGCCTTTGGAATGGGCGTAATATATGGGATCCGCTCGAGATTCGGTGTTCCTCACTCCCACTATCAACCAGCAACATCCATGACCCGATATGCCTTCCAGAAACTTCCCTGCGCCACGTGTCGCGTGTCTGGCGTGCGTGTTTGTAAACAACTGCACTGCCATGTCCTTTTTACTATCAAAACAACAGGACACCAGGGCGCAGGCGCTGGAAGGCTATGCACATTCCACACGGAACAGAGGCTGGAAGTCCTGGAAGGAGGAACGAGAACACAGAGCCCAACACTCCAGGGCGTTCAAATGTGTATACTCGATGTCCTGACTTAAATATTACTTATGATAACAAGttaagataaataaatataaagttaATATATAGCTTTGTCTAAAGAAACTACCTTGACAAAATGACTgcaataaatgtttatattaaattcataaACATTAATTCTAGAAAAGAGCACTAGGCTttgtgtactttttttttccaaatatttgtgttttcttcttctttttttacAAAAGAAATCAttcatttattgaaatattacTAGTTGTTAACTGGGCCTTATATTCCGGGACGCCACTGTCGCGTTGGGGATGCCCTGCTCTTGCGCACTTTTATTGACAATTTCTTTGTTGTCTGCTCCCCGTTGGTGTTGCTTTTTGGCTCAAATTGCCTGGTTACCGCAGTCATTTGGCCAAGTGGCAAAATCAATAGAGGGAGTTGGAGATGCCAGGAAACAGAAGCCAGGAGCCCATTACCTTATTATAATTGGGAGTATTATCAATCGCAGGACGGCACACACATGAAATGAAACGCCGCCTGCCGCAGGAAATGCGTGGAAGCCAGGAGCCTCTTACTGCTTTTTACTCCAGTTGTAGGAACCGttgtagaaaaataaaatcaatattaTCATTTTGGCGTGCATATTGAGGACAGTCATTGCACTTGGTTTCGCAACACTTGGTTTCCGCTTGTATTTAAGGCATTAACTAAGGATTTCGGACCCCGTTTAGCGTTTAGTTTTTGTGCCTTTTGCGTTTGAGTGTCATTTAACGATGAGTTCgcaaactcttgaaaacacgCCTATGACACAAAACTTTCAGGGAGATATGGGAAATCTCTGTTTTTCGCTTAACTTcacaatttattataatttagtTTGTATTTAATATGTCCATTTATTTCGAGGATGTGCTGCACAGTTGGACGTGAAAAACTCGACTGTGGCTTACGAACTGAATGAGCACAGCATTTCCACTTTCCAGTCCGATTTCCAGTAACCTTCCAACCACTGATTCCCGTTATGCTTTGTTGCTTGAACAAGCCTTCTCCGTGTCCTTAGAAGTTCGACCTGACGTCGTCCTTTGTTGAGCAAGAAAAATATGACTGCCTTCTttcaacaaaatattaaaaagatTATTTACTACCATTTAAACTCTACTTGACCACTTGAGTTCTTTGGGCAAATAATCTACCAATTCACTTTTAatgtatacttttttttttagaattctTCGCTTTAATTATAgaagatttttaaaaaattatttaaacataaaaacaacCAATGAGCATAACATGTCATGGAACTGATTTCGAATATAAGGAATTTTACAAACATGACTCGGCGATAATTCCAGCAAGATGTTGTGCTTATGAGAACAATGTCAACGCGGATTTTGAGCCACAGCGCAGTCCGACTTTCATTACTGGCAATGGCAATCCTGGCGAGCGTTGGACAAGCGACCGACCGATCCGAAGGAAGATCAGTACGCAGGTACTCATATGCGGATACCTCGTGGCCCAGGCGGCCGTTCGGCAGCGAGCGAAGGGACTTGGCGCCTTCGGAGCAGCGATACTTCTCCGATCCGGAACTGCTCTTCCAGCGGCTGGACGACATGGAGCAGAAATTGGGAATTCCAGAAAAAATGGCTGCTGCTGGCAAGGTGAAATCGGAACACTATCTGGTTGGTCCCACGAATGTTGCCGCCCAGATGCTCAAAGATAACTTGTACAAATTTCCGATTGATGACGGCGCCATTGGACAGGGAATGCACGATGATTGTCTGGGTAAGGAGGATGTGGATGATCCCTTCGAGTCCCTGGCCAGGATGAACTTCAATGAGCATTTGAATGAGCGTAAGTCCGATCGTGAGCTCAAGAGGGTGCTGGGTGGCTACTTAAACGACCAGCAGCTGGATGGAAAACCAGCTGTGGCAACAGCCAATTTGCTGGCCAAGGTCATTAGCTCCAAGGTCGATCAGCCCAGGAAGTCTGGGCCTTGTCGTGGCACCACGGCTCGATCCCACGGGTTCACCACAAGAAGCCCTACGACTCATCGGACGACCCTTAGTACCACAACGCGCAGTCCCACCACTTTCTGCCTTCCGGAACCCTCATCCGATCCTCCGCTCAAGCCGCTTCCCACATCTCCACCAACACCTCGTCCTCCGCCTTCCGCACCTTCGCGTCCACCAACGACGCGAAAGCCATCTGCTCAAAGGATTAAGCCCAGTAATAAGTGCCCCATATCGACGAAATCTCAAAAGCTAGGAGGTGCCAAGGTGCTGCTGGAAATCATTTTGGCCACCAAGCAGCATGCCCTATCGGTGCTCAAGAATCTCAACTACCTGGAATTGGAACTGCTAAGTCACTCAACGGACGACGATGTATCGGAGAACCACGTTAAAGAGAAAGAACCAACAACAAAGACGTCTGAACGTATCGAAAAACCCGAGCCAAGGCCACCATCCAGGGTATTTTCCTTTGGAATTCGACCAGCGAGCCAAAAAGAGAGCTTGTACGACTTGGCAGTGGCCAAGGAGGAGGAGTTGAAACTGCAGGATCGGGTGTGGGaggagcaccagcagcagatgAAGCTAAGGAGGCCAATGAAGCCAAAGAGGTTTGAGGTTGCTCCGGCGGCTGCTGCACGCCTGGAACCTTTTCAGGAGCCTCGAAAGCCACTGAAGTCCATAAATTCCATGGAGCCTTTTACTCCTTTGGAACCAGAAACCTCCGACGACAACAGACGTATCAATCTGGAAGCCTTGAGCGTGGTAGTCAAGCCAATGTCCTCCTTTCCCAGAAAGGATTCTCTTAGCTCGTCGCCGCGAGCACAAATGAATGCTGTTCAATTGGAGGGCACAAGCGATGATGAACTGCATCCAGGCAATACATTTGAATTGAGACcaagaaagaagaaaaaacacaaGTTGTACGCTATGGAAAAGCAGACACAGACTAAAAAGCTACCCATTGCAGGAGttttttattaagtcatttgtataaatattaacAGAGTTTTATTGAAACATTTATTCAacacttaaatatattttaaaaataagaagTTTGAATTTTGGCGCCAATACGTTAACCCTAAGACAGTGCTTGCTTATAGCTTTTCGTATTTATATGCCACTTGACGTATTTTTTGACATCCAGCCCACGGTCTCACTAGAAGGCGCCGAAAATTTTAGAAACGTCAAGCGAGAATGAACTCCCGTATTGTTGTGTTAAAAGGAACTTCGTTCGGGATCATCGGAATATTCATTTCTCAGGAAAACCCCAATAGTCTCATTTATGCAGTTTGCAGTGCATATCTTGCTGAGACTCgatttttattaattgtttaataGTTTGGTAAGGACAGAAAACTCACAATATCGCATTACGACACATTCTTTGTATTTGCACAAACGAAATCAAATTCTAAAATATAGatcaaaataatttaattctgCGTCTGCGCCGCCGCTTTCGTCCATCTCTTTCTCGTCTCTATTCTCTTTATTTTTTGCCCCTTGTCCGTCTTATTTTTCTAGCCCTGTGTTTGCCAATTTTATTGTGCACACTGAAAGAATAACGCGGAACAGGCGCAACTCAATGTTTGCAGAATAATTTAGACCCTTTCAACCCTTTAGACCCTATAGTTTAGAAATAGTATATTAGAAATTTCTTTTTGCCGCGttgtttttttctgtgcaTGCTTAATTGTTGCTGATTTGGGAGTGGGGGTGGCGGTGGGCGCACGCATTCCACGCCACTTGAATCATGCTCAATGGGTTAACCTCTCTCCGCCTCTCGCTCTCTTCGACAGAATCGTGGAACGATCATAATGGAAAAGCAGGAGGTCCTGGAATACGTGGCCAAGGTGGTCAGGGCCCTAATCACGTCAGCTAAGCCGCCGGTTACGCTGCGGTCCATCGTCGCAGATTACATGGAGATTGAGGGTGAGCCGATACCCTTTCGCAGGCTGGGCTACTCGAATGACCAAGAGCTGCTTAAGGATTCGAATCAATTCAACTTTCACCAAAGCGGTAATCAGGTAAGTGCCATCTCCGTCCTTCCAATTGTTACGCCTGTTGCCTAAATTGTTGGCAAGATTCTTTGCGAATTATTGCATATCGCAAATGTCAGGGAGTGAGCGGCTCTCTTCCACCCACTTTAACCGCTTTCTTTTGCCCACTTCGCCTGAGCTTGCTCTCTGGGTGCCTCTCTCACGTGCGCAGCTTTCGAGTTGCTCTCTGCTGGTGTCACCATAGCTGTTAGCTAAAACTAGCTAGATATTTTTTACTTTCTTTtcaatgtattttaattaattagaatACTGGAATTAAAGAAATCAGTGTTACTGAATTTAGGAAAAGGAGATGGTTAGCTAGTTCCGTTTTGATTTCACCTTTAATGAGAGTTTGTAATTACTaatatggccataaaaaccGCTAGATCTGACGTTAACTTAGACAGGTGGTCATCGCCGCTGACTATCGAGCTTTTCGCGAGCGGCGCCCACCGCTTTCAGTTCGATTCTCTGGCTGAACGCGTGCGGtgagccgctgctgctgcgctgctACCTTACCGCTTCACTCTGTGTGACCGACCGCTCGACGGACCGTTCCCGCCCGCTCTCTCCGTCGAAAAGGGGCCGCCCGCCGCTGAAGGGGCAACGTGTCAACGGCGTCTTCTTCTTTTCATCTGCGCCGTGAAAAGTGTAAACAATGGATCTTACTTAGTctagtttcgatttcgcctgGTACACTTGTACATATTAAACAAATGCGTGCTGATTAAGCGCTTTGCTTTAATAAGTGCAACGACAGTCGAAAACAAAAGTGTATAACGCGAAAATCGAAAAGGCCAGCAATTTCAAATTGCCTGTGTGTTCGTTCGTATGCGATTGCATGTTTGCATGGTGAAAGTGAACGAACGTTCGTCAGTCgtatgttttgattttttctctATAAATGCCAGTCCCCATCTGGCCGTATTGCACTTGAACTGTGTGCATTATTCTTGTTTAGCCGTCTGCCTCCACACCTGTGGGCGAAAGTGGGCGTTTGGATGGGCGGGCTCTTCCGGCCAACGCTTTTGCATTGCTTGCCAAATCAATAATCAGACGAGCCAAACGAACGAGTGTTATTcatttaattgtaattatgTATTCTGTATCTAGCATTCCGAGCTCTCGCTCTGCACCATTATCACGTTTGGGGCTTGAAAACCCCCTGCCCATATCCAGATCGCTGTGACCCTATAAAGATGATTGCAGCAGCGAAACAGCTCGACTCAATGTGAATCataaacaaaaactcaacTTCTTCAATCCACTCGGATTTCCAAACAATTAAGTGGACTCACTGGGCTTGGCTGTAAAATAGCTGACTCTTCAGTTAAATGGAGCATATTGGATTTCCAAACTCAAGAGTTGTTCGAGCAGAGCCACTTTCCCCTTTCTAGAAGTGGTAGCTCATGTATACAGTGTAGGGTTTCCTGGTTAAGGGTCGTCGTATACAATAACCGGAACTTATGCATTAGAAAGATTGTCAAAAGGATTTACATCTTAAGTTCTCCTAATATAcctaatatatattatatacatacagaTATTAGGGAAACAGATAAGCATTTAATACAAGTAGCATAATATGCAGCATAATGCGAgtttcaaaattaattaccTTCACATCTATCCCGCAACAGGTGTTCATCACAGCGAAGTATAACGCTAACACAGAACATATTGTGCGTATGGTACGTCAGCAGAAGACCAGCAAGTCCACAAGCTTATCGAAGCCCACTCCAATTGCCCAGAAGCCCAAGCCAATTGCCCAGAAGCACACTCACGGCAATAAGTACCACTACCAGCAACGGAATAAGCAGCCGAATCATCAGCCGGATCAAGAAATAGGAAGAGCAGCTAAGTGTGAGAATCAGGCTATAGCCGAGCATAAACAAGATCTAACGGGCATCATAACCCAAGAGCTGTTTGAAAGTTTCAATAATATTCAAGGTCCGTTTTCGGAAAACCTGCAGGTTTTCAACAAAAATCCAGAATATATCACAAGGCGAAAGAAAGAGCTTAAGAAAGAAGACGATCTAGATCGTGGTCAAATAACGAAGGAAGTCGCTAGGGAAAAACAGAAGGAAAAAGAAACCCGCGATCGGGCTGTGACGGAAACGATCTTCGTAACAATTGAGAACAAAAAGGCACCAGTCATGAATGGACATGGACCAAGGCACGTTAAAGTGGCTAACGGACAAGACAAACACAATGACGGCAAACCTCCGCTGCGTGCCATACTGGGCAACAGTGCTTCGCAGCGCCAGCAAGATACAAGCACCGTCTATCACAGCCCTGAATCCTCATTCAAGCGGCCACGTCATCCGCGAGTAATGTACCCTGGTCACCAGCGCACCACGGGCGTCTCTGTGAATCACAGATTGAAAGTAACGCCGCAATCGGATGCACCCACGCCAGCGGTAGCGCCCATCACGCCGCCAGCTTCGCCGGAATACGCTCAAACGACAACCGCCGCTAAAGCGACGTACAAAGAAGATATCCACGGAGGTCAAGGTGAAACAGGCAATGTCGTTACAAATCCAAAAGTTAAGGTGCCACTTAAATTCGATCCCTCACTTGATCCCGTCTCCACGCTCAACTTCTATTGCGCGGCAAATGACTTTGAGAAACCTGCATACAACATATTCAACAAGCTACGGAACCTACATTGTTCAGTGCAAATCGCTGGCGATGTTTACAGTAGCTATCCGCAGGAGTTCACCGATAAGGAGACAGCATACCAACGCACAGCACAGATCGCCATCCAGCGCATCATGCATGCCCAGTCACACCAAAAGCTTTCTGCTTGCACATTTAGCGATGTGGAGTTTATCGATGGATTGTACAAGGAGCTGTTAAAGCACCCACATGGCATATTGGGTCACAAGCTGGAGGATTGGTACGGCAGCACCTTCCGGCAACATCTGCCCAGTCATTGGTACGATTTGATCGTGAAGTCAAATAAAATTCGTGTTGAGCACGGCATTGATCCAAGGATCATATTGTTTGCCAACGATCCTGGTTCATCGGAGCCGGACCGCACCAGCATAACCACCCTGCCACAGATGGTGCTGCCGTGGCAGTCAAGCGAAGGAGGATCGCACGACTGGAACATGTTCATCAGCTTCTGCGACTCCACCAAGATAGTGTGGGCTCGGATGATCGATCAGATCGCAAACTTTGAGGAACTGACGAAGCATATTGGACGCCAAATGGAGTCTCCGCATTTCCGACAAAAGGTCTCTAAACCTTACGCTCAGGAAGTCTATTTAGTGGAGATGCCCGATGGCTGGAATCGTGTTCGTGCAATTTCTGTGGATGAGGAGACCCGCTCGGGCCGTTATCACTTTATCGACTTTGGCGATGTGGCAATGTTTCATTCAGAAGATCTCTTCCACTGTCCACCGCAGTTCTTGGCGCTCCCGGCCCAGGCCGTGTGCCTCAGCATGTATGCGTTGGATAAGTTCGAGGATCATCCGCACGCTCTGCAGGTTTTAACAAAGGAGCTGGACGGCCAGACGGTTGTGGCCCATGTGCTCACCACGGAGAAGCAGTTCCTGGAACTGGGTGGATCTGCCCAGGGTGTGGTGGAGAACGGTAAGCGTCGGGCGTGCTTGGTGGCCACGCTGTACGACACCTCAACGGCTGAGGACATTCATCTGAACGATCTGGTTGCGAAAAGAATAACGAAGTGCACGCCGGCACCATCGCTGAGTGATGAAAAGAAGATCGGCAAGACCACGCCCATTCTTGTGTCTCACATCAACGATGATGGTGATCTAATGGTGCTGCTACGCAATGATGACCTTAAGTTTGTGGAGCGCAGTATTGCGCAAACTGTGGCTGATTTGGGCGAGCAGGACCGAGTGAGCTATTCGGATCTGCTCCACGACCGCCATATATTCGTGTGCGACGAGACTGTCGATGGCGTCAAGCAGTGGTTCCGCGGGCGACTGGTCACCAGACCACTGAATCCGGACGAAGAGTCCTTCGATGTCTACTACGTGGACGATGGACGGCAGCGTAAGGCGCACATCTCTAATATCTACCGCCTGGAGGCAAACAACAGAGCTCTGGCTACGTTCCCGCCACAGGCGATACCCGTTCGCCTGCACGACGTTCCAGAGATCGGAGGTCATATGCTTCATCGCCTGCGTGGTCTGATACCTTGGCGCACCGAAGCTCTCGTAAGTGTTTTATATGAAAGGGATGTTTTGAAAGCTTGTCGAATCCGTAACACCATTTTCTCCCGCAGCTGAAGGTTGTGGCCATGGATGGTGGTAAGCCTCTGGTAAACGTATTCATCCGCGAGGATCCGGAGTCCATGTATATGTGCGTGAACATTGGCCTTCGCCTGGAGCTCGAGATGGCTAGGTAAGTGCCTTTATTGAAGCTTTTGTACAATGTCTATTCATTCTATATCATTATGGTCAATGTCATCTAATCACATCGTCATCAAGCTCCCTAAACAACGACATCTGAATTGTGACTGGTGCCCTATAAGTTTATATTAACAATATAATTGATCCTTTGCTTAATGCTATCTCTATAAGTGCTTCAATAAACCGGAACTGACTTGATATGTTATTGCTAACACAAATTCGATCTACGTTTTGTAAGCTTACCCTAAAATCATGCACATCTTTGTATATAATCTGAAAAATATACTCTTAAGCTGCCACACATATGTACTTTACTACCCAATAAGCCCGAAAGCAATCAGATTTTTTAAACCTTGAAACCAACAATTGCCTCCCAATCCCCCAATCTGGCTTGTTCCCGCCCCACCCTTGATTCCCCACCCACACAGCTCCATTCATCCGGAGAAGTATGATCATACGCTCCTGAGCTCCAATGTCCAGCTGCCCAGACGCGGTAGCTTCAGCTCCGTGTTCTCGAAtcagagcagcagcagcgacctTGTCGCTACCACTCCCCCGGTGACGCCAGAGAAGAAACCATCCGCAAGATCGACCGGCAGCACCTTTTCGTCTCTCATGCTCAAGGATTACGAGGCTATTCCGGCAGTGGGTGCCTATTTCGAGGTGCGCGTTGCCCTCTCCGTCAATCCCGGTCACTTTGCGGTAAGTCAATCATCAGCAAATTAATGACTCCGATTATGATGTGCGATTCTTCCGCAGGTGCAACCGTACAAATACTATAACCAGCTGCAGACTTTGATGAAGAATTTACAAGAGCATTGCCAAAAGACGGCAGCCAAGGGAGTGCAGCCTTCACAACTGGCCATTGGAGAGGCCTACGCTGCCCCTGACTCCGAAGGCGTATATCATCGGTAAGAACTTATTCAGGTCTTGCAATAAAAACGCAGACTAAATCTGTTAATCTTGCAGCGTAAGTATTCACAAGATTTACGATGAGATTATACACGTGCGTTTCGTCGACGTGGGCGACGATGGAGTAATTGCCTGTGATCAACTGAAAACTCTAAATCCGGAGTTAAGAAAGCTGCCCAAGATGGCATTGCCAGCACAACTTTATGGCAAGTTCAAGAGAACTTCAGCAGTTTGGCGTTAGAACTAAAAACGATCTTCTTTCAGGCATACAACTGACTGATGTAGTATGGAGCAAGGAGAACTGCGTCCGATTCCGGGAACTGTCGCTGGGTCAGAAGTTTATTGGCATTGTGCGGCGAATGACTAAACAAAAGGATGGCGGACGAGCGCTGTGCCTGGAGCTGGTGGACACCTCCACGCCGAAAGATATTAAGCTGCACGAGATTCTCATCAATGAGAAGCACGCACAGCCAGCAACATAAGAAGTCTGAGTCGGAGGAGACGATCCATTTAAATTTGTTCATGTTTATGTTTGCGTAATCCTAGTTTTAGAATTaggaatatacatataacttATTACGACGAAACATTCCGCCAGATGGAACCGATAATAGCTAATAAACTGATGTTTTTTATCGAGAGAACGGATGCACTTGATTTGCGGACTTGATGTTTGTTTTCACAGCCGATGGCGCCTTtcccagctgctgctgcacgtTGCCGGGACTCATAGCGGGTCCACCCATTGGCGAGGGTGCTCGAATTGAAGGCGGTACCATCATGCCAGGTCCGGGTCCATAGTTGGTCAGCTTGAGTCCTTTTCCCATACCCACGGCGGCCACCAGGAGCTGTGTGTCGGCCATGCTACTCGTCTGCTGGATGCCGGTGCGCGAAGAGCTCTCGATTTCCCACTCCTCGCGCGCTTTGCTGACCATATCCAGGACGTGGGAGACGACCTTGTTGTATTGAGTGACCTGTTTCATGGCAGCGTCGTTGGTGAGGTTCGCCGCCTTCTGTTCGTTCTGCAGCATTTTCTGTTCCGTAATCGGATCCGGCCGAGTTCTCAAATAGTCTGGAACAATGTCGTGTGAAAAGACTG
The sequence above is drawn from the Drosophila melanogaster chromosome 2R genome and encodes:
- the tapas gene encoding tapas, isoform B, which translates into the protein MEKQEVLEYVAKVVRALITSAKPPVTLRSIVADYMEIEGEPIPFRRLGYSNDQELLKDSNQFNFHQSGNQVFITAKYNANTEHIVRMVRQQKTSKSTSLSKPTPIAQKPKPIAQKHTHGNKYHYQQRNKQPNHQPDQEIGRAAKCENQAIAEHKQDLTGIITQELFESFNNIQGPFSENLQVFNKNPEYITRRKKELKKEDDLDRGQITKEVAREKQKEKETRDRAVTETIFVTIENKKAPVMNGHGPRHVKVANGQDKHNDGKPPLRAILGNSASQRQQDTSTVYHSPESSFKRPRHPRVMYPGHQRTTGVSVNHRLKVTPQSDAPTPAVAPITPPASPEYAQTTTAAKATYKEDIHGGQGETGNVVTNPKVKVPLKFDPSLDPVSTLNFYCAANDFEKPAYNIFNKLRNLHCSVQIAGDVYSSYPQEFTDKETAYQRTAQIAIQRIMHAQSHQKLSACTFSDVEFIDGLYKELLKHPHGILGHKLEDWYGSTFRQHLPSHWYDLIVKSNKIRVEHGIDPRIILFANDPGSSEPDRTSITTLPQMVLPWQSSEGGSHDWNMFISFCDSTKIVWARMIDQIANFEELTKHIGRQMESPHFRQKVSKPYAQEVYLVEMPDGWNRVRAISVDEETRSGRYHFIDFGDVAMFHSEDLFHCPPQFLALPAQAVCLSMYALDKFEDHPHALQVLTKELDGQTVVAHVLTTEKQFLELGGSAQGVVENGKRRACLVATLYDTSTAEDIHLNDLVAKRITKCTPAPSLSDEKKIGKTTPILVSHINDDGDLMVLLRNDDLKFVERSIAQTVADLGEQDRVSYSDLLHDRHIFVCDETVDGVKQWFRGRLVTRPLNPDEESFDVYYVDDGRQRKAHISNIYRLEANNRALATFPPQAIPVRLHDVPEIGGHMLHRLRGLIPWRTEALLKVVAMDGGKPLVNVFIREDPESMYMCVNIGLRLELEMASSIHPEKYDHTLLSSNVQLPRRGSFSSVFSNQSSSSDLVATTPPVTPEKKPSARSTGSTFSSLMLKDYEAIPAVGAYFEVRVALSVNPGHFAVQPYKYYNQLQTLMKNLQEHCQKTAAKGVQPSQLAIGEAYAAPDSEGVYHRVSIHKIYDEIIHVRFVDVGDDGVIACDQLKTLNPELRKLPKMALPAQLYGIQLTDVVWSKENCVRFRELSLGQKFIGIVRRMTKQKDGGRALCLELVDTSTPKDIKLHEILINEKHAQPAT
- the tapas gene encoding tapas, isoform D, whose amino-acid sequence is MEKQEVLEYVAKVVRALITSAKPPVTLRSIVADYMEIEGEPIPFRRLGYSNDQELLKDSNQFNFHQSGNQVFITAKYNANTEHIVRMVRQQKTSKSTSLSKPTPIAQKPKPIAQKHTHGNKYHYQQRNKQPNHQPDQEIGRAAKCENQAIAEHKQDLTGIITQELFESFNNIQGPFSENLQVFNKNPEYITRRKKELKKEDDLDRGQITKEVAREKQKEKETRDRAVTETIFVTIENKKAPVMNGHGPRHVKVANGQDKHNDGKPPLRAILGNSASQRQQDTSTVYHSPESSFKRPRHPRVMYPGHQRTTGVSVNHRLKVTPQSDAPTPAVAPITPPASPEYAQTTTAAKATYKEDIHGGQGETGNVVTNPKVKVPLKFDPSLDPVSTLNFYCAANDFEKPAYNIFNKLRNLHCSVQIAGDVYSSYPQEFTDKETAYQRTAQIAIQRIMHAQSHQKLSACTFSDVEFIDGLYKELLKHPHGILGHKLEDWYGSTFRQHLPSHWYDLIVKSNKIRVEHGIDPRIILFANDPGSSEPDRTSITTLPQMVLPWQSSEGGSHDWNMFISFCDSTKIVWARMIDQIANFEELTKHIGRQMESPHFRQKVSKPYAQEVYLVEMPDGWNRVRAISVDEETRSGRYHFIDFGDVAMFHSEDLFHCPPQFLALPAQAVCLSMYALDKFEDHPHALQVLTKELDGQTVVAHVLTTEKQFLELGGSAQGVVENGKRRACLVATLYDTSTAEDIHLNDLVAKRITKCTPAPSLSDEKKIGKTTPILVSHINDDGDLMVLLRNDDLKFVERSIAQTVADLGEQDRVSYSDLLHDRHIFVCDETVDGVKQWFRGRLVTRPLNPDEESFDVYYVDDGRQRKAHISNIYRLEANNRALATFPPQAIPVRLHDVPEIGGHMLHRLRGLIPWRTEALLKVVAMDGGKPLVNVFIREDPESMYMCVNIGLRLELEMASSLNNDI
- the tapas gene encoding tapas, isoform A: MVRQQKTSKSTSLSKPTPIAQKPKPIAQKHTHGNKYHYQQRNKQPNHQPDQEIGRAAKCENQAIAEHKQDLTGIITQELFESFNNIQGPFSENLQVFNKNPEYITRRKKELKKEDDLDRGQITKEVAREKQKEKETRDRAVTETIFVTIENKKAPVMNGHGPRHVKVANGQDKHNDGKPPLRAILGNSASQRQQDTSTVYHSPESSFKRPRHPRVMYPGHQRTTGVSVNHRLKVTPQSDAPTPAVAPITPPASPEYAQTTTAAKATYKEDIHGGQGETGNVVTNPKVKVPLKFDPSLDPVSTLNFYCAANDFEKPAYNIFNKLRNLHCSVQIAGDVYSSYPQEFTDKETAYQRTAQIAIQRIMHAQSHQKLSACTFSDVEFIDGLYKELLKHPHGILGHKLEDWYGSTFRQHLPSHWYDLIVKSNKIRVEHGIDPRIILFANDPGSSEPDRTSITTLPQMVLPWQSSEGGSHDWNMFISFCDSTKIVWARMIDQIANFEELTKHIGRQMESPHFRQKVSKPYAQEVYLVEMPDGWNRVRAISVDEETRSGRYHFIDFGDVAMFHSEDLFHCPPQFLALPAQAVCLSMYALDKFEDHPHALQVLTKELDGQTVVAHVLTTEKQFLELGGSAQGVVENGKRRACLVATLYDTSTAEDIHLNDLVAKRITKCTPAPSLSDEKKIGKTTPILVSHINDDGDLMVLLRNDDLKFVERSIAQTVADLGEQDRVSYSDLLHDRHIFVCDETVDGVKQWFRGRLVTRPLNPDEESFDVYYVDDGRQRKAHISNIYRLEANNRALATFPPQAIPVRLHDVPEIGGHMLHRLRGLIPWRTEALLKVVAMDGGKPLVNVFIREDPESMYMCVNIGLRLELEMASSLNNDI